Proteins co-encoded in one Ananas comosus cultivar F153 linkage group 15, ASM154086v1, whole genome shotgun sequence genomic window:
- the LOC109721250 gene encoding aspartic proteinase-like protein 2 has protein sequence MAEYEDRATASSLLLLLLLFFFRCGVVVGSTEVIVAGGGGGGGGGAEAPLVLPLVLRAANSSASADDLLRRRRLRREDSYLPNAHMRLYDNLLTNGYYTTRLYIGTPPQEFALIVDSGSTVTYVPCSSCEQCGNHQDPRFKPDLSSTYEPVKCNIDCTCDNDKKQCVYERQYAEMSSSSGVLGEDIISFGTESALKPQRAVFGCENSETGDLYSQHADGIMGLGRGQLSIMDQLVDKGVISDSFSLCYGGMDFGGGAMVLGGISSPRNMVFSNSDPVRSPYYNIDLKEIHVAGKALRLDPKIFDRRHGTVLDSGTTYVYLPAQAFVAFRDTIMSKLHSLKQIRGPDPNYKDICFAGAGRDVSDLSKTFPTVDMVFGNGQKLSLSPENYLFRHSKVEGAYCLGFFQNGKDPTTLLGGIIVRNTLVTYDRQHERIGFWKTNCSELWERLQTSKAPSPAPSSSSYTTSTIDLSPAFSPSGVDSVLPGQYLVGLITFDMSINATYFDLVSHSAELAELIAHELEVDSHQVHMMNITSEGNRTLIRWAIFPDGSAKFISNTTALGIISRLTEHRVRLPENFGTYQVVEWNVEPPSTRTWWEQHLVGVIIGVSMVAMLSALSVWLLWRNKIKGPGSYRPVNAVVPEQELQPL, from the exons ATGGCGGAGTATGAGGATCGCGCCACCGcttcctccctcctcctcctcctcctcctcttcttcttccgctgcggcgtcgtcgtcggatcCACCGAGGTCATCGtcgccggaggcggcggcggaggaggaggaggagcagaaGCGCCGCTGGTTCTCCCGCTCGTCCTCCGCGCGGCCaactcctccgcctccgccgatGATctcctccggcgccgccgcctccggagGGAGGACTCGTACCTTCCGAACGCTCACATGAGGCTCTACGACAATCTCCTCACCAACGG GTATTACACCACTCGGCTTTACATCGGGACGCCGCCTCAAGAATTTGCCCTAATTGTGGATTCGGGAAGCACGGTAACCTACGTTCCGTGCTCCTCCTGTGAGCAATGCGGGAACCATCAG GACCCAAGGTTCAAACCAGATTTGTCTAGCACGTACGAACCGGTGAAGTGCAACATTGATTGTACTTGTGACAATGACAAGAAACAATGTGTTTATGAGAGGCAGTATGCTGAAATGAGCTCTAGCAGTGGGGTGCTTGGTGAGGATATTATATCATTTGGCACAGAAAGTGCACTTAAGCCACAACGCGCTGTATTTGGCTGTGAAAATTCTGAAACTGGTGATTTATATAGTCAGCATGCTGATGGCATTATGGGGTTGGGCCGAGGCCAGCTTAGCATCATGGATCAACTTGTTGATAAGGGTGTAATAAGTGATTCATTCTCTTTATGTTACGGTGGAATGGATTTTGGTGGGGGTGCAATGGTTCTAGGTGGAATCTCTTCTCCTCGTAACATGGTTTTTTCCAATTCTGATCCAGTCCGCAG CCCATACTACAACATTGACCTGAAGGAAATACATGTTGCTGGAAAGGCACTGCGGTTGGATCCGAAGATCTTCGATAGAAGACACGGAACTGTCTTGGATAGTGGAACCACGTATGTCTATCTACCAGCACAAGCTTTTGTGGCTTTTAGAGATACT ATAATGAGCAAGCTACATTCACTGAAGCAAATACGTGGACCAGATCCAAATTACAAAGATATCTGCTTTGCTGGTGCTGGAAG AGATGTGTCCGATCTGTCAAAGACCTTTCCGACTGTTGATATGGTTTTTGGGAATGGACAGAAGTTGTCCCTTTCGCCTGAAAACTATTTATTCCGG CATTCAAAGGTTGAAGGTGCCTATTGTCTGGGATTCTTTCAAAATGGAAAAGATCCAACAACACTTTTAGGGG GAATTATTGTCCGCAACACTCTTGTAACTTACGATCGCCAGCATGAAAGGATTGGGTTTTGGAAAACAAATTGTTCAGAGTTGTGGGAGAGACTGCAAACGAGTAAAGCCCCTTCACCAGCACCTTCATCTTCCTCTTATACAACTTCAACCATAGATTTATCGCCAGCTTTCTCTCCTAGTGGAGTAGACTCTGTTCTGCCAG GTCAATACCTAGTTGGGCTCATCACCTTCGATATGTCCATAAATGCTACATACTTCGACCTGGTTAGCCACAGTGCAGAATTAGCTGAGCTTATAGCCCATGAGCTGGAAGTTGATTCACATCAG GTTCATATGATGAATATTACAAGTGAAGGAAACCGTACCCTGATAAGATGGGCTATTTTTCCTGATGGATcagctaaattcatttctaaCACAACAGCATTG GGCATTATTTCTCGGTTGACTGAACACCGTGTTCGCCTCCCCGAAAATTTCGGCACTTATCAGGTTGTTGAGTGGAATGTTGAGCCTCCATCAACAAG GACATGGTGGGAACAACATTTAGTAGGTGTGATAATTGGGGTTTCAATGGTTGCTATGCTTTCGGCTCTCTCAGTGTGGCTCCTCTGGAGAAACAAAATTAAAGGACCAGGTTCATACAGGCCGGTGAACGCTGTTGTTCCAGAACAAGAGCTTCAACCATTATAG